One Frankia alni ACN14a DNA window includes the following coding sequences:
- a CDS encoding TetR/AcrR family transcriptional regulator — protein MKSRREKATGQPTDRRNREAEILQAALEIFARKGYAAASIQDVADAVGVLKGSLYHYIDSKEDLLFQIFDNAHVDAERLMTELDALEVDAVERLRSYLERSVSNTLQNLELQTLYFRDWRNLTGERRKKLVERRRQYDHYLRGLITKAYETLGIESTVNQRYVSSFVIGGTNWVADWYRSDGDDSPDEVARSYAQLAMATVLGIAQPAKALTAQAASHEGQ, from the coding sequence ATGAAGTCCAGGCGCGAGAAGGCCACCGGCCAGCCCACGGATCGCCGCAATCGTGAAGCGGAGATCCTGCAGGCCGCCCTCGAGATCTTCGCGCGCAAGGGCTATGCCGCCGCCAGCATCCAGGACGTCGCGGACGCAGTCGGCGTACTCAAGGGCAGTCTTTATCACTACATCGACTCGAAGGAAGACCTGCTCTTCCAGATCTTCGACAACGCCCATGTCGACGCCGAGCGGTTGATGACCGAGCTCGACGCCCTCGAGGTCGACGCGGTCGAGCGGCTGCGGTCCTATCTCGAGCGCAGCGTCTCGAACACGTTGCAGAACCTCGAACTACAGACGCTCTATTTCCGGGACTGGCGCAATCTCACCGGTGAGCGGCGGAAGAAGCTGGTCGAACGCCGCCGACAGTACGACCACTACCTACGTGGCCTGATCACGAAGGCGTACGAGACTCTGGGCATCGAGAGCACGGTCAATCAGCGTTACGTGTCCTCCTTCGTCATCGGCGGCACGAACTGGGTGGCCGACTGGTACCGCAGCGACGGCGACGACTCCCCCGACGAGGTCGCGCGCAGCTACGCGCAGCTCGCGATGGCGACCGTCCTGGGGATCGCGCAGCCCGCCAAGGCGCTGACCGCGCAGGCGGCATCGCACGAAGGACAGTAG
- a CDS encoding LLM class F420-dependent oxidoreductase produces the protein MQFGIVTFSTDEGIRPDDLAVAVEGHGFDHLFLTEHSNIPASRETPYPGGGELPPEYLRTYDPFVALTIAAHATNTLRIGTGMCLLGQRDPIHTAKSVASLDQLSGGRFLFGVGAGWNVEEMRQHGTEPRLRTRLVGERVQAMKALWSDDVASFDGELVRIAPTTVRPRPAQTPHPPIVLGGMGPTVIDRVLEYADIWAPNPGWPPMPDLADRIAELRTRSAERGRGHIPVYLFGMAADADRIAAYEAMGVDACVFLLQTAPRDQTLDALRLIAKTAGLT, from the coding sequence GTGCAGTTCGGGATCGTCACCTTCTCGACCGACGAGGGCATCCGTCCCGACGACCTCGCCGTCGCCGTCGAGGGCCACGGCTTCGACCACCTGTTCCTGACCGAGCACTCGAACATCCCCGCGAGCCGCGAGACGCCGTACCCCGGGGGAGGCGAACTACCGCCCGAGTACCTGCGCACCTACGACCCGTTCGTGGCCCTCACCATCGCGGCGCACGCGACGAACACGCTGCGCATCGGCACCGGGATGTGCCTGTTGGGCCAGCGCGATCCCATCCACACCGCCAAGTCCGTCGCGAGCCTCGACCAGCTGAGCGGGGGACGGTTCCTGTTCGGGGTCGGCGCGGGCTGGAACGTCGAGGAGATGCGCCAGCACGGCACCGAGCCGCGCCTCCGCACCCGCCTGGTCGGCGAGCGTGTCCAGGCCATGAAGGCGCTGTGGAGCGACGACGTGGCGAGCTTCGACGGCGAGCTGGTCAGGATCGCCCCGACGACGGTGCGACCCCGGCCCGCACAGACCCCGCACCCGCCGATCGTGCTCGGCGGGATGGGGCCGACGGTGATCGACCGGGTACTCGAGTACGCCGACATCTGGGCGCCGAACCCGGGGTGGCCGCCGATGCCGGACCTGGCGGACCGCATCGCAGAGCTGCGGACCCGGTCGGCCGAACGGGGCCGCGGGCACATCCCGGTGTACCTGTTCGGGATGGCGGCCGACGCCGACCGGATCGCCGCGTACGAGGCGATGGGCGTGGACGCCTGCGTGTTCCTGCTGCAGACGGCGCCCCGGGACCAGACGCTCGACGCCCTTCGCCTCATTGCGAAGACGGCCGGCCTCACATGA
- a CDS encoding metal-sulfur cluster assembly factor, translated as MPEIPLSVPAPTTPPTSEPGLADRIREVLNTIGDPCSVASGTPMGIEEMGLIDTVEVEPDGRVRVAMRLTAPLCHNVGYFSVEIKRRLTEVTGVTSIVVSMDHGLDWTPALISEAAQTRRRTTLRSRGFPAR; from the coding sequence TTGCCTGAGATCCCGCTGTCCGTGCCCGCACCCACCACCCCGCCCACCTCCGAGCCCGGCCTGGCCGACCGGATCCGTGAGGTCCTCAACACCATCGGCGACCCGTGCAGCGTGGCGTCGGGGACCCCGATGGGCATCGAGGAGATGGGCCTGATCGATACCGTCGAGGTCGAGCCGGACGGACGCGTCCGGGTCGCCATGCGGCTCACCGCGCCACTGTGCCACAACGTCGGCTACTTCAGCGTCGAGATCAAACGTCGCCTGACCGAGGTCACGGGGGTCACGTCGATCGTGGTCAGCATGGACCACGGTCTGGACTGGACCCCCGCGCTGATCAGCGAGGCGGCACAGACGCGGCGCAGAACGACGCTCCGGTCGCGCGGGTTCCCCGCCCGCTGA
- a CDS encoding amidohydrolase family protein, whose translation MQDEFFVIDGVAHTFDMSEANMASPEYADALRRLQASFFAGQPAGYDLDAEATLRDWTVEETADILFRESHTDVAVFHPVPIFFFKDGYSSVDKAVAATRRWPNRFIGSYIAIDPLRPDPLGEMERQVELLDNPVGLKLYPVSYHEGDVTPWRMDDPTIGFPLYEKARELGLTCVATHKSLPMGPSPSGGDAFSPIDVEGAAAAFPDLNFSIVHGGLSFVEETAWLLARFPNIWVNLETMNLVLTMRPSVFGELLAGLLGVAGEDALNRIYWASGAMNSHPRPGLEAFVDFQFTEEQMARHGIFFPVPQLTREHKKAILSGNIARLHGWDVDALAAGIKGDEFDLAQGAPLPIPYSTTPLKDAVTTPLPEGTCVA comes from the coding sequence ATGCAGGACGAGTTTTTCGTCATCGACGGCGTCGCGCACACGTTCGACATGAGCGAGGCCAACATGGCCTCGCCCGAGTACGCCGACGCGCTGCGCCGGCTGCAGGCCAGTTTCTTCGCGGGACAGCCCGCCGGCTACGACCTCGATGCCGAGGCGACGCTGCGTGACTGGACGGTCGAGGAGACCGCGGACATCCTCTTCCGGGAGTCCCACACCGACGTGGCGGTGTTCCACCCCGTCCCGATCTTCTTCTTCAAGGACGGCTACTCCAGCGTCGACAAGGCCGTAGCGGCGACGCGGCGTTGGCCCAACCGGTTCATCGGCTCCTACATCGCCATCGACCCGCTGCGTCCCGACCCGCTCGGCGAGATGGAGCGCCAGGTCGAGCTGCTGGACAACCCCGTCGGACTGAAGCTGTACCCGGTCAGCTATCACGAGGGCGACGTCACCCCGTGGCGCATGGACGACCCCACGATCGGATTCCCGCTCTACGAGAAGGCCCGCGAGCTCGGTCTGACCTGCGTCGCGACACACAAGTCGCTACCGATGGGCCCGTCGCCGTCCGGCGGTGACGCGTTCAGCCCGATCGACGTCGAGGGCGCAGCCGCCGCATTCCCCGACCTCAACTTCTCCATCGTCCACGGCGGACTGTCGTTCGTCGAGGAAACAGCCTGGCTGCTCGCGCGGTTCCCGAACATCTGGGTCAACCTCGAGACGATGAACCTCGTCCTGACCATGCGTCCGAGTGTGTTCGGCGAGTTGCTCGCCGGGCTGCTCGGGGTCGCGGGTGAGGACGCTCTGAATCGTATCTACTGGGCCAGCGGCGCGATGAACTCGCACCCGCGACCCGGCCTGGAAGCGTTCGTCGACTTCCAGTTCACCGAAGAGCAGATGGCGCGACACGGGATCTTCTTCCCGGTCCCACAGCTTACCCGCGAGCACAAGAAGGCGATCCTCAGCGGCAACATCGCGCGGCTGCACGGTTGGGACGTCGACGCGCTGGCCGCCGGCATCAAGGGCGACGAGTTCGATCTCGCCCAGGGCGCGCCGCTACCGATCCCCTACTCCACGACGCCGCTGAAGGACGCCGTAACCACCCCGCTGCCCGAAGGGACTTGCGTTGCCTGA